In Macadamia integrifolia cultivar HAES 741 chromosome 5, SCU_Mint_v3, whole genome shotgun sequence, a single window of DNA contains:
- the LOC122080359 gene encoding putative pentatricopeptide repeat-containing protein At3g23330 isoform X2: MNVRLVFDEMPDPNLVSWTSMISSYVQHGFNDLGLQLFCCMFHSGLRPNEFGLSVALKACRITDDARRFFDGIPVWRRSEALWNTLLDSYVQAADAEEAVELFRQMLLFDILPTCFSYTIMINLCADNLNVYLGRSLHGCIIKVGFETHGFVGGALVDAYSKLGALNDASKVFCILEEKDNVVWRFCRNWVADTLQFH, encoded by the exons ATGAATGTCCGTCTTGTGTTTGATGAGATGCCAGACCCAAATTTGGTCTCTTGGACAAGCATGATCTCTTCTTATGTACAACATGGTTTTAACGACCTTGGTTTGCAGCTCTTTTGTTGTATGTTTCATTCGGGATTGCGACCAAACGAGTTTGGGTTGTCGGTGGCACTCAAGGCATGCAGAATTACAG ACGATGCACGCCGATTCTTTGATGGAATTCCAGTATGGCGAAGATCTGAAGCCTTGTGGAATACATTGCTTGACAGTTATGTCCAGGCTGCTGATGCTGAGGAAGCTGTTGAGTTGTTTCGGCAGATGCTGCTGTTCGATATATTGCCTACATGTTTCTCTTATACAATTATGATTAACTTATGTGCTGACAATTTGAATGTCTACCTTGGAAGGTCCTTACATGGCTGTATAATTAAGGTTGGCTTTGAAACCCATGGTTTTGTAGGTGGAGCCCTTGTTGATGCCTACTCAAAATTAGGAGCCTTAAATGATGCCTCTAAAGTGTTTTGCATTCTTGAAGAGAAGGATAATGTGGTCTGGAG ATTCTGTAGGAATTGGGTCGCAGATACATTGCAGTTTCATTAA
- the LOC122080359 gene encoding putative pentatricopeptide repeat-containing protein At3g23330 isoform X1 produces the protein MNVRLVFDEMPDPNLVSWTSMISSYVQHGFNDLGLQLFCCMFHSGLRPNEFGLSVALKACRITDDARRFFDGIPVWRRSEALWNTLLDSYVQAADAEEAVELFRQMLLFDILPTCFSYTIMINLCADNLNVYLGRSLHGCIIKVGFETHGFVGGALVDAYSKLGALNDASKVFCILEEKDNVVWRYSTIWFPSVWRCQTRADLVS, from the exons ATGAATGTCCGTCTTGTGTTTGATGAGATGCCAGACCCAAATTTGGTCTCTTGGACAAGCATGATCTCTTCTTATGTACAACATGGTTTTAACGACCTTGGTTTGCAGCTCTTTTGTTGTATGTTTCATTCGGGATTGCGACCAAACGAGTTTGGGTTGTCGGTGGCACTCAAGGCATGCAGAATTACAG ACGATGCACGCCGATTCTTTGATGGAATTCCAGTATGGCGAAGATCTGAAGCCTTGTGGAATACATTGCTTGACAGTTATGTCCAGGCTGCTGATGCTGAGGAAGCTGTTGAGTTGTTTCGGCAGATGCTGCTGTTCGATATATTGCCTACATGTTTCTCTTATACAATTATGATTAACTTATGTGCTGACAATTTGAATGTCTACCTTGGAAGGTCCTTACATGGCTGTATAATTAAGGTTGGCTTTGAAACCCATGGTTTTGTAGGTGGAGCCCTTGTTGATGCCTACTCAAAATTAGGAGCCTTAAATGATGCCTCTAAAGTGTTTTGCATTCTTGAAGAGAAGGATAATGTGGTCTGGAGGTACTCTACTATCTGGTTTCCATCAGTTTGGCGATGCCAAACAAGAGCTGACCTTGTATCTTGA